TCAAAAACACAGAAACATGCTAATAATATCATATACTTTTGGCAGGCAAGACAATGATGATGGTATGCATTCTGCTAGGACATCAATTCTGCAAATTAATGAAGCATGCTAAAAATAAAAGGCATTTTCAGCATAACCATCATAGGATAATGATGTCCCCTGGAAGGTAATAATTTGATCATGTTATTACTCtctgaataaaaaaaaaatctattgtTGTTGTATTCAGGTTTGTGGTGTTCAGTTTATTAAGGATCATGTTCAACTTTTAAAATCTCATGTTCATATTTTAAAAACTCATGATCAATTTTAACTTATAAACCAATGATATTAAGTATCATATTCATCTTTCTAAGTATCATGTTAACCAAATTAAGAATCATGTTCACTTGTGTGTTATTCCACTTCTGTGTGTTGTTTAACcttcatgttcaacttatataaACGCATATTCAATATATCAAGTTGCATGTTCAACTTATGAACAAATATTATTCAGTTTCACAAGTTTTAAGAGTCATATTCAATTTGTGTGCCGCAGGAAGGAAATGGCTAGTTCTTCTAAAATAGCATCGATAATAAGAAAGCGACAACTACAGAAAAAAGTTGATTTAGATATGGAAGAATTGGTATTGGTAGAATCTTCTAGAGCTGAAGCAGAAGAAGCCGAAAAAGGAGAAAAAAGGAAGTTGAAAGTAAAAGAAAAGAGGAAGatgaaagaaagagaaaagaagaaaCTGAAAGGAAGATAAAAGAGGAAGTTGGAAGGAAGAGAAAAGAGGAAGctgaaaggaagagaaaagagGAAGTTGAGACGAAGAGAAAAGAGGCCGAAAGAAGAAAAAAGAGGAAGCTGAGAGGAAGAAAGCTGAAAAACTAGAAGCAGATATAAAGAGAAAGGAGGCATCAACAACTAAAAAGGAAGCTGCAAAAAAGGAAGCTGGAAGAAAGAAGGCTGAAAAGGAAGCTGCGAAATTGGAAGCCGAAAAAAAGAAGTCTGAATTGGAGGCTGCAAAGAAGGAATTGGAGAAAGGAAAGGCAGCCTTTATGAAAAATTTAAAGAAGGCTGATGATAAATCAGTGAAAAGGAAGCATGTTGCTAATAAGGGGCAGTTCTCTTTCGAAAAGAGAACAACTCGGAGTCAGCAAGCTGCTCAAGAAGAGATGGAGACTCCACAAGACATTGAGATGGAGGAAGGTGAGAATGACACCGCatctgaagatgatgatgaaagAGATGAGGATATTGACATCACACAATCTTCAGAGAATTCTGAAAGGATCAGGACAACGACAATATCCTGACAGGTAAAGAGGATGCACCAAAAAAGCTGCAAAAGCCTCCAATTTCCAAAGTTGACAAGGAGGGAGAGAATAAGGATAAGGATacaaagaagaagaaggagaacaAGACATGAGTCAAGGCTAATCATACAACATTTATGGAATGGGGTCCTAAACTAACCGATGATCAAAGAACCGTTATTCAAGAAATCGGGTTAGGACCATTGCTAACTGTTAATCTGCCACAAAATGATCAGGTGATTTCCTAATTTTTAACTTGatattattctttttttttgtgttttgtggTGTTGTTGTTGGGGTTGACGTGGATGTGTTTTTGATTTCATGTAATTTATATATTCATTTTTTAATTCTTCATGTTCAATATATTATCTGTGATGTTCAAATGATGATGTTAATAATAGAGATGTTCAACATATAAAAAATGATGTTCTatacttatatatttttttaatttggatGCAGGCATTTTCTTATTGGATTCTTGATCAATATGAAGAAAATTCTTCAACACTGTACCTACCGCGTGGAAACACAATCAGATTGGAAGTGGAAGATGTACACATTGTGTACGATCTTAACATGGGGGCAGGAAGATCATCGAGTCCAAGTATGTACAATGATACGGAGGAATACTCCAATTTTCTCACACAATGGAGAAACACCTGGAATATGAGAACTGGCGCCCCTACTGTTTCAAAGATTATTAAGCGATACACCTCGGATGCTGCGTTCAAAGACTGGGAACCGCATGACAACTTCATCACTTATTTCTTAGTGGTTGCTGTGAATACTTTCATGAAGTCCAGTCAAAGTACTCAAGCAAACTACAGGTTTATGTTCTCCATGATGCATCGCAACGAAATCAGTAATTTGAATTTCTGTGAATATGTGCTTTCGAGTTTGGATGCTACAATGGATCACTGGAAGAAGAACAAGAGGAGGATTTTTCAAAGGAACAATGCCTTTCTTACAGGTATTACTTATTTCTTGCATGATGTTCAACATTTAATGCATCATGTTCAATTATGTTTTACATTCTTTTATAAAAAAGTTGCATGTTCAAGTACATACCTGTTAATGCTCATGTTCAACTCTTAATCCATCATGTTCAACTTTTAATCCATCATGTTCAACGTAATATCATGTTTAATATTATGCATTGTCACTGCCAGATCTAATGTTCAACTTTTAATTTATCATGTTCAAAAAGTGCTGATACTAATACATTGATTTCTTTTTTAGCGTAGCTGTTCTATTTCGACCGAGTCATGAAGAAAAGAGTAGAAAAACCAAGAACATTTCCCATCATCTCAACTTGGACCAAAAAAATGGTCAAAGAGAGGATTATAGAAGAAAAGAAAGGTTATGGACTCGGCCGAATTCTTGGCAGAATACAATTGCCGATACAGGAAGGGCCACAAcagcaagttcaacaacaacaaGTTCTACAACTGGTGGAACAACAACAAGATCAACAACAAGTCCCACACGCACAAGTCCAACAACATGTTCAAGGAGAAGCACCTCATGTGCAAGGGCAAGAAAATCCAAAGGtaaatattggatgttaaaCTTGATAGAATTCCTTATTGAATTTAAGTTGTTGAAATATTAACAGAATTACTTTTATTTACAGGAATTTATGTTGGATTTCATTACATTGATGAACAGTTTAGGTGCTAACTTGTCAATGTTGGGCACAAAACTGAAAAGAGCTCAAGAACTCTTCCCAAACAACAGTTTGGTGAAGAATGTTGAGGAGTTCATGGGGAAAAGGTCATGAGAGCCATCAATTCTTAGCCAAGAAGACGAAATATATGGGACTGATGAATTCTTAATGGCAGTAGCGGAAGCAGAGAGGAAGATTGTAGAAGGAGTTGATAAGGAGAACACAAGAATTGAACAAGAGGAAGCAGAATACGTCCCTTTTAATCCAAATAACCCCTTTATCTTAGGCATAGGCCTAACCCCAGAAGCATCAACTTGAAAAGCCTCGGGAGAAAATGAAGGCGAGGACCTGAACCTCAATCTAGAGATGGGGACAAAAACATAGATGATGTTTTCCTAACACCACAACCTGTGAATGCTAGGCCAATTAGGGATACAGTGGTAAAAATGTGGGGGAAGACACATCAACAATTGGGGGTCACACGGTGACGGTAgtacaaaaagaaaaggaaatctCAGAGCCTACCGATCACAATATCACAACAGGGTAGTATTCAAATCATATGTATCTGAATATGGAAAACTTAATATGATTAAAATATGTAATTATTAAAAACAATGTGTTTTATGTT
This genomic stretch from Spinacia oleracea cultivar Varoflay chromosome 3, BTI_SOV_V1, whole genome shotgun sequence harbors:
- the LOC130470020 gene encoding uncharacterized protein, with the protein product MVKERIIEEKKGYGLGRILGRIQLPIQEGPQQQVQQQQVLQLVEQQQDQQQVPHAQVQQHVQGEAPHVQGQENPKEFMLDFITLMNSLGANLSMLGTKLKRAQELFPNNSLVKNVEEFMGKRS